In Calliopsis andreniformis isolate RMS-2024a chromosome 6, iyCalAndr_principal, whole genome shotgun sequence, a single genomic region encodes these proteins:
- the Brat gene encoding tripartite motif-containing protein brain tumor — translation MASPTLSLESRANSIGSLASLSPLTVSGSSPPASDSAICDVDSCDLCLDSQKPGEAPCPRCRLGGAGGVRCTGCKSTESDAVARCFDCANFLCPNCVMAHQFMHCFEGHRVLNLGDSKLETVTSSANTEIPKNNLVINGGNSNGEKVPYCLRHKQELLKYFCRTCTVLVCKECTITDHPGPLHDCAHISEVGTQQLEAMARVVQECRAKAADVRAAVKAADHGAARLQVQYHKAQNEINDTFQFYRSMLEERKQELLKELESVFSTKQISLGVLTQKANEMADKMLQTCEFVERLTKYTTVTEVLMVKKLLDSKLQLLLNYTPDIGNHTVDLEFVSNYQAIQVGVRNTFGYVRSNNENNAGPIGKQPPIARPTALSNNSNSNSNNSNGPGSAGSLGGLLLDRPYSNGLISSTSNCASSTSPSSFDTNSSVITKRFSSANSLGPFSTTISDLNLNGMNTNPYEKWSNGGSDTYPVVTNNDHFPMPTSVAVAANAASGDSVLDLTSKLMSAAAIFPPKSQIKRQKMIYHCKFGEFGVMEGQFTEPSGVAVNAQNDIIVADTNNHRIQIFDKEGRFKFQFGECGKRDGQLLYPNRVAVVKTSGDIIVTERSPTHQIQIYNQYGQFVRKFGANILQHPRGVTVDSKGRIVVVECKVMRVIIFDQAGNVLQKFGCSKHLEFPNGVVVNDKQEIFISDNRAHCVKVFNYEGAYLRQIGGEGITNYPIGVGINAVGEILIADNHNNFNLTIFTQDGQLVSALESKVKHAQCFDVALMDDGSVVLASKDYRLYIYRYVQVPPIGM, via the coding sequence ATGGCCTCGCCGACACTCTCGCTGGAATCGCGCGCGAATTCCATCGGGTCCCTGGCCTCGCTGTCTCCGCTTACAGTAAGCGGCAGTTCCCCGCCTGCGAGCGACTCGGCAATCTGCGACGTCGACAGCTGCGACCTTTGCCTTGACTCTCAGAAACCTGGAGAGGCGCCCTGCCCGCGGTGCCGATTAGGAGGCGCCGGCGGCGTACGCTGTACCGGCTGCAAATCCACCGAATCCGACGCTGTAGCGCGTTGCTTCGACTGCGCGAATTTCCTCTGCCCGAACTGCGTGATGGCGCACCAGTTCATGCACTGTTTCGAGGGCCACCGTGTCCTGAACCTCGGCGACTCGAAGCTCGAGACGGTGACCAGCTCAGCGAACACCGAAATCCCGAAGAACAATCTGGTGATCAACGGCGGGAACAGCAACGGCGAGAAGGTGCCCTACTGCCTTCGACACAAGCAAGAGCTGCTCAAGTACTTCTGTCGCACGTGCACCGTGCTGGTCTGCAAGGAGTGCACCATCACCGACCACCCCGGCCCGCTGCACGACTGCGCGCACATCTCTGAAGTCGGCACGCAACAGCTTGAAGCGATGGCGAGAGTGGTGCAGGAATGCAGAGCCAAGGCGGCGGACGTGAGAGCCGCTGTGAAGGCAGCTGACCACGGCGCGGCGCGTCTCCAAGTTCAGTACCATAAAGCGCAGAACGAGATCAACGATACCTTCCAATTCTACCGATCCATGCTCGAGGAGCGCAAACAAGAGCTGCTGAAGGAGCTGGAGTCGGTGTTCTCCACGAAACAGATATCCCTAGGTGTCCTGACGCAGAAAGCTAACGAGATGGCTGACAAGATGCTACAGACCTGCGAGTTTGTTGAGCGACTGACGAAATATACCACCGTTACCGAGGTATTGATGGTTAAGAAGCTCCTCGACTCGAAGCTCCAGTTGCTGCTGAACTACACCCCTGATATCGGTAATCATACCGTCGACCTCGAATTCGTTAGCAACTATCAAGCCATACAGGTTGGAGTGCGGAATACGTTCGGTTACGTGCGAAGCAACAACGAGAACAACGCTGGACCGATAGGGAAGCAGCCACCCATTGCTCGACCAACTGCGCTCTCTAATAATAGCAAtagcaacagcaacaacagcaatGGACCAGGTAGCGCTGGCTCCTTAGGAGGTCTTCTTCTAGACCGACCTTATAGCAACGGCCTGATATCCTCCACTTCAAACTGCGCTTCATCCACGTCCCCCTCATCGTTCGACACCAACAGCAGCGTCATTACCAAACGCTTCAGCTCAGCCAACAGCCTGGGTCCCTTCTCCACAACTATCAGTGATCTCAACTTGAACGGAATGAACACGAACCCCTACGAGAAGTGGAGCAACGGAGGCAGCGACACCTACCCAGTGGTCACCAACAACGACCACTTCCCGATGCCAACATCAGTCGCTGTCGCTGCGAACGCCGCATCAGGCGATTCTGTTTTGGACCTAACATCCAAGCTTATGTCCGCTGCAGCGATATTCCCACCGAAATCACAGATCAAACGACAGAAGATGATCTACCACTGCAAATTCGGGGAGTTCGGCGTGATGGAGGGACAGTTCACCGAACCTTCGGGAGTGGCAGTGAACGCGCAGAACGACATCATTGTCGCTGACACGAACAACCATCGAATCCAGATCTTCGACAAAGAGGGCAGATTCAAATTCCAGTTCGGAGAGTGCGGCAAGCGAGACGGACAGTTACTGTACCCTAACAGAGTAGCCGTGGTGAAAACATCGGGCGATATAATCGTCACTGAACGATCGCCGACTCATCAGATACAGATCTACAACCAGTATGGTCAGTTCGTGCGCAAGTTCGGAGCAAACATCCTTCAGCACCCGCGTGGCGTGACGGTCGACTCCAAGGGACGCATCGTCGTCGTTGAGTGTAAAGTGATGCGCGTGATTATTTTCGATCAGGCTGGCAACGTTCTCCAGAAGTTCGGCTGCTCGAAACACCTGGAGTTCCCTAACGGAGTGGTCGTGAACGATAAGCAGGAGATCTTCATCAGCGACAACCGCGCCCACTGCGTGAAGGTGTTCAACTACGAGGGTGCTTATCTGCGGCAGATCGGTGGTGAAGGGATCACGAATTACCCCATCGGAGTGGGCATCAATGCCGTGGGCGAGATACTGATagcagacaatcataataacttcaaTCTGACGATCTTCACGCAGGACGGTCAGCTGGTTTCTGCCCTAGAGAGCAAGGTGAAACATGCCCAGTGCTTTGACGTCGCCTTGATGGACGACGGATCGGTCGTGTTGGCCAGCAAGGATTACCGACTCTACATTTATCGTTACGTACAAGTTCCACCGATCGGCATGTAG